A single genomic interval of Nitratidesulfovibrio sp. SRB-5 harbors:
- a CDS encoding fumarate reductase iron-sulfur subunit — MQRSLTFNIFRHNPQDPASVPHMDTYRLDETDSMTLFIALHRLREEQDPSLKFDFCCRAGVCGSCAMVINGRPGLACHTKTRDLPATITLLPLPVFKLVGDLAVDTGTWFRAMYQRTESWIHTRAEFEPAAQEARMENEVANAIYELDRCIECGCCVAACGTANLRPDFLAPAGFIRVARFAADPRDERTDADFYEIIGSDEGIFGCMGLLACEDVCPKHLPLQNQLGYLRRKMGLTVLKKLLPFGG, encoded by the coding sequence ATGCAACGCTCGCTGACCTTCAACATCTTCCGCCACAATCCGCAGGACCCGGCGTCCGTGCCGCACATGGACACCTACCGTCTGGACGAGACGGACAGCATGACGCTGTTCATCGCCCTGCACCGCCTGCGCGAGGAACAGGACCCCTCGCTGAAGTTCGACTTCTGCTGCCGCGCCGGGGTGTGCGGCTCGTGCGCCATGGTCATCAACGGGCGGCCCGGCCTGGCCTGCCACACCAAGACGCGCGACCTGCCCGCCACCATCACCCTGTTGCCCCTGCCGGTGTTCAAGCTGGTGGGCGACCTGGCGGTGGATACGGGCACGTGGTTCCGCGCCATGTACCAGCGCACCGAATCGTGGATTCACACCCGCGCGGAATTCGAGCCCGCCGCGCAGGAAGCGCGCATGGAAAACGAGGTGGCCAACGCCATCTACGAACTGGACCGCTGCATCGAATGCGGCTGCTGCGTGGCCGCCTGCGGCACCGCCAACCTGCGGCCCGACTTCCTGGCCCCGGCCGGGTTCATCCGCGTGGCGCGCTTTGCCGCCGACCCGCGCGATGAACGCACCGACGCGGATTTCTACGAGATCATCGGTTCCGACGAGGGCATCTTCGGCTGCATGGGCCTTCTGGCCTGCGAGGATGTCTGTCCCAAGCACCTGCCGTTGCAGAACCAGTTGGGGTATCTGCGGCGCAAGATGGGGCTGACCGTGCTGAAAAAGCTGCTGCCGTTCGGGGGGTAG
- a CDS encoding molybdopterin-dependent oxidoreductase, producing the protein MNKTDRAARGCDNGRRFFLKGTAAMGTLGALGALGSGPCGLLRPAQAAPLKGGGYAGGYAVHRQVCPRNCYDTCMMLSHVKDGRVEFVEGDTACTFTGGGLCVKGNSYVGSAYSPDRIKYPMEQQGRGTGKWKRLSWDEAIDKIARKIVECKQKDGSLLGVGLNRLSGHQGVTPNVADGMFASMGYITRLVGTPCWPAGIDAQSYDMGKMLADDPEEMPESRYVILWGGNPAYCSIHSMKYVYAARERGAKILCIDPVFTQTAAKADEYWQIRTGTDGALALGMCRHILDKGLADQSWLAANASGYDEFVAYLRDNVTVEWASKETGIPEDKIRAVAEEFATAKPATIWMGYGLQRHTNGGATIRSIDALCAMTGNIGVTGGGARYGSLLNYVFTGAHGAFQPPAGSVGVQTTAPDGSVKNARRMLNINKMAEMLLTADNPPVRLLWVTGCNPVSQIFDHQKMLKALARMEMTVVVDLFFNQTVEQADIVLPVTTLFEEWNANAGYWHRWVGINEKAIEPLHEAKCQVDIAKLLTTRLNQLSPGFCTFPADADPRALLMAECGQAMRDHFGIASMEDLLKAPAKARKPGPAWSDGKYLTPSGRYEFKSDICAKNGFNALPVYVPGRKPFGPLRVLTPHAKFGLHSQFINLEWMEDFNPEPIVYIHPETAAARSIRDGDMVEVKARTGATRLRARLTGNMPRDHILLYEAWFRNNTYNCQNLVDEESADMGAWKTGAPGVAIHDQFADVARV; encoded by the coding sequence ATGAACAAGACCGATCGGGCAGCACGCGGCTGCGACAACGGAAGGCGCTTCTTCCTCAAGGGGACGGCCGCCATGGGTACGCTGGGCGCGCTGGGCGCACTGGGCTCCGGCCCCTGCGGCCTGCTGCGGCCGGCGCAGGCGGCCCCGCTGAAGGGCGGCGGCTACGCGGGCGGCTATGCCGTGCACCGGCAGGTGTGCCCGCGCAACTGTTACGACACCTGCATGATGTTGTCCCACGTCAAGGACGGGCGGGTGGAGTTCGTGGAAGGCGACACCGCCTGCACCTTCACCGGGGGTGGGCTGTGCGTGAAGGGCAACTCGTACGTGGGCAGCGCCTACAGCCCCGACCGCATCAAGTATCCCATGGAGCAGCAGGGGCGCGGCACCGGCAAGTGGAAGCGCCTGAGCTGGGACGAGGCCATCGACAAGATCGCCCGCAAGATCGTCGAGTGCAAACAGAAGGACGGCTCGCTGCTGGGCGTGGGGCTGAACCGCCTCTCCGGGCACCAGGGCGTCACCCCCAACGTGGCTGACGGCATGTTCGCCTCCATGGGCTACATCACCCGGCTGGTGGGCACCCCGTGCTGGCCCGCGGGCATCGACGCCCAGTCGTACGACATGGGCAAGATGCTGGCCGACGACCCCGAGGAAATGCCGGAATCGCGCTACGTCATCCTGTGGGGCGGCAACCCGGCATACTGTTCCATCCACTCCATGAAGTACGTCTACGCCGCCCGCGAACGCGGGGCCAAGATCCTGTGCATCGACCCGGTGTTCACCCAGACCGCCGCCAAGGCCGACGAATACTGGCAGATACGCACCGGTACCGATGGCGCGCTGGCGCTGGGCATGTGCCGCCACATCCTGGACAAGGGATTGGCCGACCAGAGCTGGCTGGCCGCCAACGCCAGCGGCTACGACGAATTCGTGGCCTACCTGCGCGACAACGTCACCGTGGAATGGGCCAGCAAGGAAACCGGCATCCCCGAGGACAAGATCCGCGCCGTGGCCGAGGAATTCGCCACGGCGAAACCCGCCACCATCTGGATGGGCTACGGCCTGCAACGCCACACCAACGGCGGGGCCACCATCCGCAGCATCGACGCCCTGTGCGCCATGACCGGCAACATCGGCGTCACCGGTGGCGGCGCGCGCTACGGCAGTCTGCTGAACTACGTGTTCACCGGGGCGCACGGCGCGTTCCAGCCGCCCGCAGGGTCCGTGGGGGTGCAGACCACCGCCCCCGACGGCAGCGTGAAAAACGCCCGCCGCATGCTGAACATCAACAAGATGGCCGAAATGCTGCTGACGGCGGACAACCCGCCCGTGCGCCTGTTGTGGGTCACCGGGTGCAACCCCGTCTCGCAGATATTCGACCACCAGAAGATGCTGAAGGCCCTGGCGCGCATGGAAATGACCGTGGTGGTGGACCTGTTCTTCAACCAGACCGTGGAACAGGCCGACATCGTGCTGCCCGTGACCACCCTGTTCGAGGAATGGAACGCCAACGCCGGCTACTGGCACCGCTGGGTGGGCATCAACGAAAAGGCCATCGAGCCGCTGCACGAGGCCAAGTGCCAGGTGGACATCGCCAAACTGCTCACCACGCGGCTGAACCAGCTGTCGCCCGGCTTCTGCACCTTCCCGGCAGACGCGGACCCGCGCGCCCTGCTGATGGCCGAATGCGGCCAGGCCATGAGGGACCACTTCGGCATAGCCTCCATGGAAGACCTGCTGAAGGCCCCGGCCAAGGCCAGGAAGCCCGGCCCGGCGTGGTCCGACGGCAAGTACCTGACCCCCTCCGGCAGGTACGAGTTCAAGTCGGACATCTGCGCCAAGAACGGCTTCAACGCCCTGCCGGTGTACGTGCCCGGGCGCAAGCCCTTCGGCCCGCTGCGGGTGCTGACCCCGCACGCCAAGTTCGGCCTGCATTCGCAGTTCATCAACCTGGAATGGATGGAAGACTTCAACCCAGAACCCATCGTGTACATCCACCCGGAAACGGCGGCGGCCCGCTCCATCCGCGACGGCGACATGGTCGAGGTCAAGGCGCGCACCGGGGCCACCCGGCTGCGGGCGCGGCTGACCGGCAACATGCCGCGCGACCACATCCTGCTGTACGAGGCGTGGTTCCGGAACAACACGTACAACTGCCAGAACCTGGTGGACGAGGAGAGCGCCGACATGGGCGCGTGGAAGACCGGGGCGCCCGGCGTGGCCATCCATGACCAGTTTGCCGACGTGGCGCGCGTCTAG
- a CDS encoding fumarate hydratase: MRRIPATRVVEEVARLCVECNRYLPKDVRWAFCRAQAEEESDVAKEVFRQLLENADLAATTGLPLCQDTGLAVFFVELGEDCRVDGMTLREAITEGVRIGYAEGFLRKSACDPMTRKNTGDNTPAVIHMDLVPGDRLRIAFMAKGGGSENMSRVTMLAPAQGWQGIKDFVVQRVREAGPNPCPPTIIGVGVGGTFDYAPILAKKALLRPLTDIHPDPDMAAKEAELLAAINELGIGPMGLGGKTTCLGVKMAFAPCHLASLPLAVNVQCHSARHGEIEL; the protein is encoded by the coding sequence ATGCGCCGCATACCGGCGACACGAGTTGTGGAGGAAGTGGCGCGGCTGTGCGTGGAGTGCAACCGCTACCTGCCCAAGGACGTGCGGTGGGCCTTCTGCCGCGCGCAGGCGGAAGAGGAAAGCGACGTCGCCAAAGAGGTGTTCCGGCAACTGCTGGAAAACGCCGACCTGGCGGCCACCACCGGCCTGCCGCTGTGTCAGGACACGGGGCTGGCCGTCTTTTTCGTGGAGCTTGGCGAGGACTGTCGCGTGGACGGCATGACCCTGCGCGAGGCCATCACCGAGGGCGTGCGCATCGGCTATGCCGAAGGCTTTCTGCGCAAGTCCGCCTGCGACCCCATGACCCGCAAGAACACCGGCGACAACACTCCGGCGGTCATCCACATGGACCTTGTGCCCGGCGACCGGCTGCGCATTGCCTTCATGGCCAAGGGCGGCGGCAGCGAGAACATGTCGCGCGTGACCATGCTGGCCCCCGCGCAGGGGTGGCAGGGCATCAAGGACTTTGTGGTGCAGCGCGTGCGCGAGGCGGGGCCCAACCCCTGCCCGCCCACCATCATCGGCGTGGGCGTGGGCGGCACCTTCGACTACGCGCCCATCCTGGCAAAGAAGGCGCTGCTGCGCCCGCTCACGGACATCCACCCCGACCCGGACATGGCCGCCAAAGAGGCGGAACTGCTGGCCGCCATCAACGAACTGGGCATCGGCCCCATGGGCCTTGGCGGCAAGACCACCTGCCTTGGCGTGAAGATGGCCTTTGCCCCGTGCCATCTGGCCAGCCTGCCGCTGGCCGTGAACGTGCAGTGCCATTCGGCCCGGCACGGCGAGATAGAGTTGTAG
- a CDS encoding APC family permease: MRSAQLGPWLLAGLIVGPVLGSGIIILPPVVLGVAGAWALPAWLVMIAVGVVFALVFGELSVLFPGDGGVSVAVGHAFGPQGRRLASLYLVVAVLFGPVAVLLTGVRYLPLGGLPPVGVAYGLLVVCAGLLLRQVASLGRVALVLSSVSAGVLFAGGVVTLGDAASVLWRGTGGGMAASATPGGPMSGGMSGGLSGGMSGAEILSAFALPAPDWAMLGHALLLLFWIVVGWEVVGNYSAEVRNPRRTIRKAVIRALAAVTAVDLAVAGGMQWLAVRGAASPVLGASGALGASGAPGTSASAGVAGTMTVTNAAGAVGGIVVPPDGVAALLTPLLGAWGGPVLGALALALCATTYLMFVGGVARLGASLGADGILPRAVGLRARTGAPAGGIGLLCGAHVVVLAAVGRGVIDVTGLVALADGFLLANALCGVLTGVRLLRGPLRWGAAILALVLGGVLAHAAWWVLGVVAGLAVWMYRVRIGNWLRALCMARGLRRVCDRVLPDPRRAPLHDARSVERSLK, from the coding sequence ATGCGCAGCGCGCAACTTGGACCGTGGCTTCTGGCGGGATTGATCGTGGGGCCGGTATTGGGTTCGGGCATCATCATCCTGCCGCCCGTGGTGCTGGGCGTGGCCGGGGCGTGGGCGCTGCCCGCGTGGCTGGTCATGATCGCAGTGGGGGTGGTGTTCGCGCTGGTGTTCGGCGAGCTTTCCGTGCTGTTCCCCGGCGACGGGGGCGTTTCCGTGGCCGTGGGGCACGCCTTCGGCCCGCAGGGGCGTCGGCTGGCCTCGCTGTACCTGGTGGTGGCGGTGCTGTTCGGCCCGGTGGCCGTGCTGCTGACCGGGGTGCGCTACCTGCCGCTGGGCGGGCTGCCGCCGGTGGGCGTGGCCTACGGGCTGCTGGTGGTGTGCGCCGGGCTGTTGCTGCGGCAGGTGGCCTCGCTGGGCCGGGTGGCGCTGGTGCTGTCGTCGGTGTCGGCGGGGGTGCTGTTCGCCGGGGGTGTGGTCACACTGGGCGATGCGGCGTCCGTGCTGTGGCGGGGTACGGGCGGGGGCATGGCGGCCAGCGCAACGCCGGGTGGGCCAATGTCCGGGGGAATGTCGGGCGGCCTGTCGGGGGGCATGTCGGGGGCGGAAATCCTGTCCGCGTTCGCCCTGCCCGCGCCCGACTGGGCCATGCTGGGGCACGCGTTGCTGCTGCTGTTCTGGATCGTGGTGGGCTGGGAAGTGGTGGGCAACTACAGCGCAGAGGTGCGCAACCCGCGCCGCACCATCCGCAAGGCGGTCATCCGTGCGCTGGCCGCCGTAACGGCTGTGGACCTGGCCGTGGCGGGGGGCATGCAGTGGCTGGCGGTGCGTGGCGCGGCGTCCCCTGTCCTTGGGGCATCTGGGGCATTGGGTGCCTCTGGGGCACCGGGAACATCGGCTAGTGCGGGGGTTGCCGGGACGATGACGGTGACGAACGCGGCTGGCGCGGTTGGCGGCATCGTCGTGCCGCCGGACGGGGTGGCCGCGTTGCTCACGCCGCTGCTCGGCGCGTGGGGCGGCCCGGTGCTGGGGGCTCTTGCGCTGGCCCTGTGCGCCACCACCTACCTGATGTTCGTGGGCGGGGTGGCGCGGTTGGGGGCATCGCTGGGGGCGGACGGCATCCTGCCGCGCGCGGTGGGGCTGCGCGCCCGTACCGGCGCGCCCGCCGGGGGCATAGGGCTTTTGTGCGGCGCGCACGTGGTGGTGCTGGCCGCCGTGGGCCGGGGCGTCATCGACGTGACCGGGCTGGTGGCGCTGGCCGACGGCTTTCTGCTGGCCAATGCCCTGTGCGGGGTGCTGACCGGCGTGCGCCTGCTGCGCGGCCCGCTGCGCTGGGGGGCGGCGATACTGGCGCTGGTGCTGGGCGGGGTGCTGGCCCATGCCGCGTGGTGGGTGCTGGGCGTGGTGGCGGGGCTGGCCGTGTGGATGTACCGCGTCCGCATCGGCAACTGGCTGCGCGCCCTGTGCATGGCGCGGGGGCTGCGCCGCGTGTGCGACCGTGTACTGCCCGACCCGCGCCGCGCGCCGCTGCACGATGCCCGCTCGGTGGAGCGTTCGTTGAAATGA
- a CDS encoding dimethyl sulfoxide reductase anchor subunit family protein — protein sequence MNSMELPLVIFTVLSQGAVGLVALTAARQWASDGGSGMAQAPRTAWLTAVALLALGAFAAMFHLGHMGGAVRTLANLESAWLSREGLALGATGALLLAGYLSPGLRARGATTVAAVLGVTAVLVTSMTYAPAGFPALNNALPGVFFLLTAAVLGPALAAPFLPDAHQPAAMRALRAALLVSLVINLVVPCVWLSGGTVMRLTGEAFLTAPLYWLRLALLGASYALARGGRMPAWMLPLLAAQELLGRALFFMLPVHASVNIGNPF from the coding sequence ATGAACTCCATGGAACTTCCCCTCGTGATCTTCACGGTGCTCAGCCAGGGCGCCGTGGGGCTGGTTGCCCTGACGGCGGCCCGGCAATGGGCGAGCGATGGCGGGTCCGGCATGGCCCAGGCCCCGCGCACGGCATGGCTGACAGCCGTGGCGCTACTGGCGCTGGGCGCGTTCGCCGCCATGTTCCATCTGGGCCACATGGGCGGCGCGGTGCGCACCCTGGCCAACCTGGAATCGGCGTGGCTCAGCCGTGAAGGGCTGGCCCTTGGCGCCACCGGCGCGCTGCTGCTGGCGGGGTACCTGTCGCCCGGGCTGCGGGCGCGCGGCGCGACCACGGTGGCCGCCGTGCTGGGCGTGACGGCCGTGCTGGTCACCAGCATGACCTACGCCCCTGCGGGCTTCCCGGCCCTGAACAACGCGCTGCCGGGGGTCTTCTTCCTGCTCACGGCGGCGGTGCTGGGACCGGCGCTGGCGGCCCCCTTCCTGCCCGATGCGCACCAGCCCGCCGCCATGCGCGCGTTGCGCGCGGCCCTGCTGGTGTCGCTGGTCATCAATCTGGTGGTGCCGTGCGTATGGCTTTCCGGCGGCACGGTGATGCGCCTGACCGGCGAGGCCTTCCTGACCGCGCCGCTGTACTGGCTGCGCCTGGCCCTGCTGGGCGCGTCGTACGCGCTGGCGCGCGGCGGGCGCATGCCCGCGTGGATGCTGCCGCTGCTGGCCGCGCAGGAACTGCTGGGCCGGGCGCTGTTCTTCATGCTGCCGGTGCACGCTTCGGTGAACATCGGCAACCCGTTCTGA
- a CDS encoding LysR family transcriptional regulator: MALPPFPSAFGVTGLSPASATPRTVMELHLLRAFATVAASGTLTRAAAELHLSQSALSGQIRALEDALGVTLFRRRARGMDLTDAGTDLLPLARKALDAATALRRKAERLRAQPTGRLVLGLNTDPPFLRMVALHEALGAACPDVALEFTMTQTMTTPELLRESAIDAGYRYGQEFSPDIVEHPLRDVEIRIVVPAGMLPALPVPSPLMGAAMPGAAAAASVRAPRKGRARAESHPPPERPEWSAAVRRHGAPQLAEATDARVPGSSTSALGTSGPDMPFGTGSDQHDADGAPAAPNASNVSNENGPGLLAALLARHGGMPAPRPDYAPSDLPRLPVHDANAWHALSQLPWIWPTCDCPFHRTVAARMAPYGLRPRTAAVAIDEPIVKQLVATGKGVAVLRADETAQMVRDHGVYVWPEPLSVPLCIAHRIDRSDDPALRALVEAARAVWK, translated from the coding sequence ATGGCGCTTCCGCCCTTCCCCTCGGCCTTCGGCGTCACCGGCCTTTCCCCCGCGTCCGCAACCCCGCGCACCGTTATGGAACTGCACCTGCTCCGCGCCTTCGCCACCGTGGCCGCATCCGGCACGCTCACCCGCGCCGCCGCAGAGCTGCACCTCAGCCAGTCGGCCCTCAGCGGGCAGATTCGCGCGCTGGAAGACGCCCTGGGCGTGACCCTGTTCCGCCGCCGCGCGCGCGGCATGGACCTGACCGACGCGGGCACCGACCTGCTGCCCCTGGCCAGAAAGGCGCTGGATGCCGCCACGGCTCTGCGCCGCAAGGCCGAACGCCTGCGCGCACAGCCCACCGGGCGACTGGTGCTGGGCCTGAACACCGACCCCCCCTTCCTGCGCATGGTGGCCCTGCACGAAGCCCTTGGTGCGGCCTGCCCCGACGTGGCGCTGGAATTCACCATGACCCAGACCATGACCACGCCGGAATTGCTGCGCGAATCGGCCATCGACGCGGGCTACCGCTACGGACAGGAATTTTCGCCCGACATCGTGGAGCACCCCCTGCGCGATGTGGAAATCCGCATCGTGGTTCCGGCGGGCATGCTGCCCGCGCTGCCCGTGCCGTCCCCGCTCATGGGTGCCGCCATGCCGGGTGCGGCTGCTGCCGCCTCCGTCCGCGCCCCGCGCAAGGGCCGTGCCCGCGCGGAATCGCACCCCCCGCCGGAGCGCCCGGAATGGTCCGCCGCCGTGCGTCGCCACGGCGCGCCGCAGCTCGCTGAGGCCACGGATGCGCGCGTGCCGGGCTCCAGCACATCCGCTCTGGGCACCTCGGGACCGGACATGCCGTTCGGCACCGGTTCCGACCAGCATGACGCGGACGGCGCCCCCGCTGCGCCCAATGCGTCCAATGTGTCCAATGAGAACGGCCCCGGCCTGCTGGCCGCGCTGCTGGCCCGCCACGGCGGCATGCCCGCGCCCAGGCCGGACTACGCACCGTCCGACCTGCCTCGCCTGCCCGTGCACGATGCCAACGCCTGGCACGCCCTGTCGCAGCTGCCGTGGATCTGGCCCACCTGCGACTGCCCCTTTCACCGCACCGTGGCCGCGCGCATGGCCCCCTACGGCCTGCGTCCGCGCACGGCGGCGGTTGCCATCGACGAACCCATCGTCAAGCAGCTGGTGGCCACCGGCAAGGGCGTGGCCGTGCTGCGCGCCGACGAAACCGCCCAGATGGTGCGCGACCACGGGGTGTACGTGTGGCCGGAGCCGCTGTCCGTGCCGCTGTGCATCGCCCACCGCATCGACCGCAGCGACGACCCGGCCCTGCGCGCGCTGGTGGAGGCCGCCCGCGCCGTGTGGAAGTAG
- a CDS encoding 4Fe-4S dicluster domain-containing protein: MKKQLGFLVDTEKCIGCFTCAMACKNVYHQQKGIVWRQVHPMGESIYPHRERAWLSLACNHCENPVCLEQCPVKAYTKREDGIVVHDQDACIGCGNCVRSCPYGAPRMNPVEKRAEKCSMCWQRIDAGLDPACVHSCPVGALSIADISTARLDGWVQYPAGYPESRRLNPSTRFKAPRQPREVRRNDA; the protein is encoded by the coding sequence ATGAAAAAGCAACTCGGTTTCCTCGTGGATACGGAAAAGTGCATCGGCTGCTTCACCTGCGCCATGGCATGCAAGAACGTGTACCACCAACAGAAGGGCATCGTGTGGCGGCAGGTGCACCCCATGGGTGAATCCATCTACCCCCACCGCGAACGGGCGTGGCTTTCGCTGGCCTGCAACCACTGCGAAAACCCGGTCTGTCTCGAACAGTGCCCGGTAAAGGCGTACACCAAGCGCGAGGATGGCATCGTGGTGCACGACCAGGACGCCTGCATCGGCTGCGGCAACTGCGTGCGTTCGTGCCCGTACGGCGCGCCCAGGATGAACCCCGTGGAAAAGCGCGCCGAAAAGTGCAGCATGTGCTGGCAGCGCATCGACGCCGGGCTGGACCCGGCCTGCGTGCACAGCTGCCCGGTGGGGGCGCTGTCCATCGCGGACATCTCCACCGCCCGGCTGGACGGCTGGGTGCAGTACCCGGCGGGCTACCCCGAATCCAGGCGGCTCAACCCCTCCACCCGCTTCAAGGCCCCGCGCCAGCCGCGCGAGGTACGGAGGAACGACGCATGA
- a CDS encoding FlxA-like family protein: protein MVEALDGTQVGIAYSTLQVQAGTERTGTLRTASTEGAESGGDTVTISDEGRQKAAGMASSGAGGAASTEESDSSEELASLKEQIQNLREQIKEKQQEMEEVQQDANLDDEQRQQQVAMKMSEVTMLQSQLTELLEQKSKLESASGSSGSSGGAAGVSINV, encoded by the coding sequence ATGGTCGAAGCACTGGACGGAACCCAGGTCGGCATCGCCTACAGCACCTTGCAGGTGCAGGCGGGCACGGAACGCACCGGCACGTTGCGCACCGCATCCACTGAGGGCGCGGAAAGCGGCGGCGACACCGTGACCATCTCTGACGAAGGGCGTCAGAAGGCGGCGGGGATGGCCAGCAGCGGCGCGGGCGGCGCCGCGTCCACCGAGGAGTCGGACTCCAGCGAGGAACTGGCGTCGCTGAAGGAGCAAATCCAGAACCTGCGCGAACAGATCAAGGAAAAGCAGCAGGAAATGGAGGAAGTCCAGCAGGACGCCAACCTGGACGACGAGCAGCGGCAGCAGCAGGTGGCCATGAAGATGTCGGAAGTGACCATGCTCCAGAGCCAGCTGACGGAACTGCTGGAACAGAAGAGCAAGCTGGAATCCGCCAGCGGATCTTCCGGCTCTTCCGGCGGGGCAGCGGGCGTCAGCATCAACGTGTAA
- a CDS encoding molecular chaperone, whose amino-acid sequence MSPTIFPVPSPPAPAPASTRMTDAEAFARRGSALRDFFFATAGAALRRAFEALALPGSPPLPPVPAWDEEEYLFNRLFVGPGPVAAPPYASVYLETERRLMGEATLFAREAYAALGLASPWQGSLPDDHIGLELDAVLAVFAALQPDAAGPADSPAPATSATSAPSAPSAPSAPSGPGARKPAPEDLAPWWDAFVAGHMAVWVPSFLDALRRAGATSAVMGRAGDDLARWLADAVSMGCGAFAQPEQPVTKRGAA is encoded by the coding sequence ATGTCGCCCACCATTTTTCCCGTCCCCTCCCCGCCCGCGCCCGCCCCGGCCAGCACCCGCATGACGGACGCCGAGGCCTTCGCGCGGCGCGGCTCCGCCCTGCGCGACTTCTTCTTCGCCACCGCCGGCGCCGCGTTGCGCCGGGCCTTCGAGGCACTGGCCCTGCCGGGCTCCCCGCCCCTGCCGCCCGTGCCTGCGTGGGATGAAGAGGAATACCTGTTCAACCGGCTGTTCGTGGGTCCGGGCCCGGTGGCCGCGCCGCCCTATGCCTCCGTCTATCTGGAGACGGAGCGCCGCCTGATGGGCGAGGCCACCCTGTTCGCCCGCGAAGCCTACGCGGCGCTGGGCCTTGCCTCGCCGTGGCAGGGGTCGCTGCCCGACGACCACATCGGCCTGGAACTGGACGCCGTCCTGGCCGTGTTCGCCGCCCTGCAGCCGGATGCGGCAGGCCCGGCGGATTCCCCGGCCCCCGCCACATCCGCCACATCCGCACCGTCCGCACCATCCGCACCGTCCGCACCATCCGGCCCTGGCGCGCGCAAGCCCGCCCCCGAAGACCTCGCCCCGTGGTGGGACGCCTTCGTGGCCGGGCACATGGCCGTGTGGGTGCCGTCATTTCTCGATGCCCTGCGCCGGGCAGGCGCAACGTCCGCCGTCATGGGCCGCGCGGGCGACGACCTGGCCCGCTGGCTTGCCGACGCCGTGTCCATGGGGTGCGGGGCCTTTGCTCAACCGGAACAACCGGTCACCAAGCGAGGAGCAGCATGA
- a CDS encoding Fe-S-containing hydro-lyase: MATHHLTTPLTDEAVAQLRSGDVVFLSGTIYTARDAAHRRLAESLDRGEDLPFDLRGAVIYYVGPSPAPPGRPIGSAGPTTSYRMDSYAPRLHALGLKATIGKGRRNTEVRDALKEHTGVYLGATGGAGALLSQCITAATVIAYDDLGPEAIRELTVKDFPLLVINDCVGGELYV; encoded by the coding sequence ATGGCTACCCACCACCTTACCACCCCCCTGACCGATGAGGCCGTGGCACAACTGCGCAGCGGCGACGTGGTCTTTCTGTCCGGCACCATCTACACCGCGCGCGATGCGGCCCACCGCCGCCTTGCCGAATCGCTGGACCGGGGCGAAGACCTGCCCTTCGACCTGCGCGGTGCGGTGATCTACTACGTTGGCCCCAGCCCGGCCCCGCCCGGACGTCCCATCGGTTCCGCCGGTCCCACCACCAGCTACCGCATGGACAGCTACGCCCCCCGCCTGCACGCGCTGGGACTGAAGGCCACCATCGGCAAGGGGCGCCGCAACACCGAAGTGCGCGACGCCCTGAAAGAACATACCGGGGTCTATCTGGGGGCCACCGGCGGCGCGGGCGCGCTGCTTTCGCAGTGCATCACGGCCGCCACCGTCATCGCCTACGACGACCTTGGCCCGGAAGCCATACGTGAATTGACCGTGAAGGACTTCCCCCTGCTGGTCATCAATGACTGTGTGGGTGGGGAGTTGTATGTATAA